In a single window of the Sediminicoccus sp. KRV36 genome:
- a CDS encoding SMP-30/gluconolactonase/LRE family protein: MDIPTRLHAELPEALRRPIVTDWSRANKRGEAVASFLEGPCFDRQGRLYVTDIPHGRIFRLDAPDDWLLIAEYDGEPNGLALHPDGTRMFIADYKQGILSLDLASGRITPALARRNSERFKGPNDLVFARNGDLYFTDQGQSGLHDPTGRVYRWRADGGLDCLISNGPSPNGLVLSADEEVLFVAMTRDNAIWRVPLLPDGSTAKVGRFASFHGTSGPDGLAMDGEGRLMVSHASLGCVFVLSPQGEVVARLRSCRGSTVTNLALRDGKAFITESATGTVLLADCS; the protein is encoded by the coding sequence ATGGACATCCCCACCCGCCTGCACGCTGAACTCCCGGAGGCGCTGCGCCGCCCCATCGTCACCGACTGGTCCCGCGCCAATAAGCGCGGCGAGGCGGTGGCGAGCTTCCTCGAAGGCCCCTGCTTCGACCGCCAGGGCCGGCTCTACGTCACCGACATCCCGCATGGCCGCATCTTCCGGCTGGATGCGCCGGATGATTGGCTGCTCATCGCCGAATATGACGGCGAGCCGAATGGCCTGGCTCTCCATCCCGACGGCACGCGCATGTTCATCGCCGACTACAAGCAGGGCATCCTCTCGCTCGACCTCGCCAGCGGCCGCATCACGCCCGCACTCGCCCGCCGCAACAGCGAGCGCTTCAAGGGCCCGAATGACCTGGTCTTCGCCCGCAATGGCGATCTCTACTTCACCGACCAGGGCCAATCCGGCCTGCATGACCCGACGGGCCGCGTCTATCGCTGGCGCGCCGATGGCGGGCTGGACTGCCTCATCAGCAATGGCCCGAGCCCCAATGGCCTGGTGCTCTCGGCCGATGAGGAGGTGCTGTTCGTCGCGATGACGCGCGACAATGCCATCTGGCGCGTGCCGCTGCTGCCCGATGGCAGCACCGCCAAGGTGGGGCGCTTCGCCAGCTTCCACGGCACCAGCGGGCCGGATGGGCTGGCGATGGACGGGGAAGGGCGGCTGATGGTTTCGCACGCCTCGCTCGGCTGCGTGTTCGTGCTCAGCCCTCAGGGTGAGGTGGTGGCGCGGCTGCGCTCTTGCCGGGGCAGCACGGTGACGAATTTGGCGCTGCGCGATGGGAAGGCCTTCATCACGGAATCAGCGACGGGGACGGTGCTGCTGGCAGATTGTTCTTAA
- a CDS encoding (2Fe-2S)-binding protein → MAKLNVNGSVVEVNASPDTPLLWAIRDHVGLTGTKYGCGIAQCGACTVHIDGQAIRSCGVTLDSVTEAQKIVTIEGLSPQGNHPVQVAWRALDVPQCGFCQSGMIMAAAALLAEKPRPTDADIDAAMSNICRCGTYNRVREGIHRAARGLAG, encoded by the coding sequence ATGGCCAAGTTGAACGTCAACGGAAGCGTGGTGGAGGTGAATGCCTCGCCCGACACGCCCCTGCTCTGGGCGATCCGCGACCATGTCGGCCTCACCGGCACGAAATATGGCTGCGGCATCGCGCAATGCGGCGCCTGCACCGTGCATATTGATGGCCAGGCGATACGCTCCTGCGGCGTCACGCTGGATTCCGTGACCGAGGCGCAGAAGATCGTGACGATCGAGGGCCTCTCGCCCCAGGGCAATCATCCCGTTCAGGTTGCCTGGCGGGCGCTGGATGTGCCGCAATGCGGCTTCTGCCAATCCGGCATGATCATGGCCGCCGCCGCCCTGCTGGCCGAAAAGCCCCGCCCGACGGATGCGGATATTGACGCCGCCATGTCCAATATCTGCCGCTGCGGCACCTATAACCGCGTGCGCGAGGGCATTCACCGTGCCGCGCGCGGCCTGGCCGGCTGA
- the soxA gene encoding sulfur oxidation c-type cytochrome SoxA: MKAWALLALLPLAALAQGIRPSQDYLSPTLRAQQEDPSRHPGWLWVDEGEAIWRQGERACQSCHGDIAGMRGVATRYPAVAADGVLLNLEGRIERCRVENQGQPAFGLESEALLGLSAAVAQRSRGLAMSVPVEGAAAALLEEGRAFYEARQGQLNLSCGQCHDANAGQRLRGDMISNGLGTGYPAYRLEWNTMGSLHRRLRACSLGVRATQFPLGSREYLTLELYLAHRARGMPVEAPGLRR; the protein is encoded by the coding sequence ATGAAGGCCTGGGCGCTGCTGGCGCTGTTGCCGCTGGCGGCCCTGGCGCAGGGCATCCGCCCTTCGCAGGATTACCTCTCACCCACGCTGCGCGCGCAGCAGGAGGATCCCTCCCGCCATCCGGGCTGGCTCTGGGTGGATGAGGGCGAGGCGATCTGGCGGCAGGGCGAGCGCGCCTGCCAATCCTGCCACGGCGATATTGCCGGGATGCGCGGTGTCGCCACGCGCTACCCGGCCGTGGCGGCGGATGGCGTGCTGCTCAACCTGGAAGGGCGCATCGAGCGCTGCCGGGTGGAGAACCAGGGGCAGCCCGCGTTTGGGCTGGAGAGTGAGGCGCTGCTGGGGCTGAGCGCGGCCGTGGCGCAGCGCTCGCGCGGCTTGGCGATGTCAGTCCCGGTGGAGGGGGCAGCGGCCGCCTTGCTGGAGGAGGGGCGCGCCTTCTACGAGGCGCGGCAGGGCCAGTTGAACCTCTCCTGCGGGCAATGCCATGACGCGAATGCCGGCCAGCGGCTGCGCGGGGATATGATCTCCAACGGGCTGGGCACGGGCTATCCGGCCTATCGGCTGGAGTGGAACACCATGGGCTCGCTGCACCGGCGGCTGCGAGCCTGCTCGCTGGGGGTGCGGGCGACGCAATTCCCGCTGGGCTCGCGCGAGTATCTGACGTTGGAATTGTATCTGGCGCACCGGGCGCGAGGCATGCCGGTGGAGGCGCCGGGGCTCAGGCGGTAG
- a CDS encoding thiosulfate oxidation carrier protein SoxY, whose protein sequence is MRRRSLLALPLLPLPALAQTESYAAAEQSILAGRPALNGGITIEMPVLSENGNSVDIAVRVESPNSVADHVTAIHILSEKNPVPRVASFVLTPRSGRAEIATRIRLATTQTILVLAETSQGQVHRAAREVIVILGACVDGG, encoded by the coding sequence ATGCGCCGCCGAAGCCTCCTGGCCCTGCCGCTGCTCCCCCTGCCGGCGCTGGCGCAGACGGAAAGCTATGCGGCGGCGGAGCAATCCATCCTCGCCGGCCGGCCGGCCCTGAACGGCGGCATCACCATCGAAATGCCGGTGCTCTCCGAGAACGGCAATTCCGTGGATATCGCGGTGCGGGTGGAAAGCCCGAACAGCGTGGCGGACCACGTCACCGCCATCCATATCCTCTCCGAGAAGAACCCCGTGCCGCGCGTGGCGAGCTTCGTGCTGACGCCACGCTCCGGGCGGGCCGAGATCGCGACGCGCATTCGCCTGGCCACCACGCAGACCATCCTGGTGCTGGCGGAGACCAGCCAGGGCCAGGTGCATCGCGCGGCACGCGAGGTGATCGTCATTCTCGGCGCCTGCGTGGATGGCGGCTGA
- a CDS encoding thiosulfate oxidation carrier complex protein SoxZ: MSDIIARITLPASARRGEVIPVRVIVRHPMERGFDGPGLTPLPRKILHSLRVTYAGAEVFRMALSSGITANPYVEFTTIAVETGAMVFEWQEDGGAIFRREARLIVT; the protein is encoded by the coding sequence ATGTCCGACATCATCGCCCGCATCACCCTGCCTGCCTCGGCCCGCCGCGGCGAGGTCATTCCCGTGCGGGTCATCGTCCGCCACCCGATGGAGCGCGGCTTTGACGGACCGGGGCTGACGCCACTGCCCCGGAAGATCCTGCACAGCCTGCGCGTGACCTATGCGGGGGCGGAGGTGTTCCGCATGGCGCTTTCCTCCGGCATCACGGCCAACCCCTATGTGGAATTCACCACCATCGCGGTGGAGACGGGCGCCATGGTGTTCGAGTGGCAGGAGGATGGCGGGGCCATCTTCCGGCGCGAGGCGCGGCTGATCGTCACGTGA
- a CDS encoding phosphoenolpyruvate carboxylase, producing the protein MLDVTPPPSLLDDLLSRLHAAREGASQDPFGDPVLLMALAISRRLDDGVLDLAALEGLVQDIADDAAAGRAKRLAAYLGHEPGAAPASALEGIAARLVRPDPLDSPVPFAAYREAVERTRFSAVFTAHPTFSLPASTGTALAEAASAGLAPPRGLPHRPAPIDLASEFAQANAAILRGRDALDCFARAMFLAAQGFWPDRWATLKPSPITLATWVGYDTDGRTDIGWWDTLRLRLIMKRLQLERLAAQLAPLGEVTAPLTARLAEAVEAVAAQIAAAPDKPEPGSVQALSAAMVTRREAAMTDLGPILTLFEAALAAAPDDATRLALAVARAGFAAHGLSLAHTHVRLNSLQIHNALRQRLELSTAPEDMAMRRGLLAQINAALASVTPRPVDFGALLAEQASAAKLMMNIAQIAKHVDGSAPVRFLIAETETGYTLLAALWLARHFGVERHVEISPLFETASALEHGERVLDEALRSPHFRDYLRLHGRLCLQFGYSDSGRYVGQLAASYLVERLKLRLAELLRRHGLSEVELVLFDTHGESIGRGAHPASLRDRLEYLFPPQQRSALGEAGFAVREESSFQGGDGYLLFGTDALAQATIARIAEHAFARPPRERDPIYAEADYGADFFATLRREVQALVEDPGYAALLGGFGPGLLERTGSRPSARQTDGMGGPARITHPSQLRAIPNNAILQQVGWLANTMHGLGAAVAANPEAFNDLRARSPRFARALAMAARAAECSDIGVVRAVIGTLDPGTWLDRAAATSRPGRAQKLLAVAAPLDELNLQAPLRRLYRRFQSDHLALRAVWPDLPRMPERLVLLHALRLALIHRLWLLAVTVPEFSPRHGATRETMISRILALDVEPALALLEQVFPAAPDPVAGLDFHEPSAPGEAASYAREHAEIFQPMRQMIGLVRFCSAAVAQEVGFFG; encoded by the coding sequence ATGCTCGACGTGACACCCCCGCCCTCGCTCCTGGATGACCTGCTGTCGCGGCTGCATGCCGCGCGGGAGGGGGCCAGCCAGGATCCCTTCGGTGATCCCGTCCTCCTCATGGCCCTGGCCATCAGCCGGCGGCTGGATGATGGCGTGCTGGACCTCGCGGCGCTGGAGGGCCTGGTGCAGGACATCGCCGATGATGCGGCGGCGGGGCGCGCGAAGCGCCTGGCCGCCTATCTCGGCCATGAGCCGGGTGCGGCACCCGCCTCGGCGCTGGAGGGCATCGCCGCCCGGCTCGTGCGGCCTGACCCGCTGGACAGCCCGGTGCCCTTCGCCGCCTATCGCGAGGCGGTGGAGCGGACGCGCTTCTCGGCCGTCTTCACCGCCCACCCAACCTTCTCGCTGCCGGCCAGCACGGGCACGGCGCTGGCCGAAGCGGCGAGTGCGGGCCTCGCCCCGCCGCGCGGCCTGCCGCATCGCCCGGCACCGATTGATCTGGCTTCCGAATTCGCCCAGGCCAATGCCGCCATCCTGCGCGGCCGGGACGCGCTGGATTGCTTCGCGCGCGCCATGTTCCTGGCGGCCCAGGGCTTCTGGCCGGATCGCTGGGCGACACTGAAGCCGAGCCCCATCACCCTGGCCACCTGGGTCGGCTATGACACGGATGGGCGGACCGATATCGGCTGGTGGGACACGCTGCGGCTGCGGCTGATCATGAAGCGCCTGCAGCTGGAGCGCCTCGCGGCGCAGCTCGCCCCCCTTGGCGAAGTGACGGCGCCGCTGACCGCCCGGCTGGCCGAGGCGGTGGAAGCCGTGGCCGCGCAGATCGCCGCCGCGCCGGACAAGCCGGAGCCCGGCTCCGTCCAGGCGCTCTCCGCCGCGATGGTGACGCGGCGGGAGGCGGCGATGACCGATCTCGGCCCCATCCTGACGCTGTTCGAGGCGGCGCTGGCCGCGGCACCGGATGACGCGACGCGGCTTGCACTCGCCGTGGCGCGGGCGGGCTTCGCGGCGCATGGGCTTTCGCTCGCGCATACCCATGTGCGGCTGAACTCGCTGCAGATCCACAATGCGCTGCGCCAGCGGCTGGAGCTGAGCACGGCGCCCGAGGATATGGCGATGCGGCGCGGCCTGCTCGCGCAGATCAATGCGGCACTGGCCAGCGTGACGCCGCGCCCGGTGGATTTCGGGGCGCTGTTGGCCGAACAGGCCTCGGCCGCCAAGCTCATGATGAACATCGCGCAGATCGCCAAGCACGTGGATGGCTCGGCACCTGTGCGCTTCCTGATCGCCGAGACCGAGACGGGCTACACGCTGCTGGCGGCGCTGTGGCTCGCGCGGCATTTCGGTGTGGAGCGGCATGTCGAAATCTCGCCGCTGTTTGAAACGGCGAGTGCGCTGGAGCATGGCGAGCGTGTGCTGGATGAGGCGCTGCGCAGCCCGCATTTCCGCGATTATCTGCGGCTGCATGGCCGACTTTGCCTGCAATTCGGCTATTCGGATTCCGGCCGCTATGTCGGCCAGCTGGCGGCCTCCTACCTGGTCGAGCGGCTGAAGCTGCGGCTGGCCGAATTGCTGCGCCGGCACGGCCTCTCCGAGGTGGAGCTGGTGCTGTTCGACACGCATGGCGAGAGCATTGGCCGTGGCGCCCATCCGGCCAGCCTGCGGGACCGGCTGGAATATCTGTTTCCGCCGCAGCAGCGTTCGGCGCTGGGCGAGGCGGGCTTCGCCGTGCGCGAGGAATCGAGCTTCCAGGGCGGCGATGGCTATCTGCTGTTCGGCACGGATGCCCTGGCGCAGGCGACCATCGCGCGCATCGCCGAACACGCCTTCGCCCGCCCGCCGCGCGAGCGTGACCCGATCTATGCCGAGGCCGATTACGGCGCCGATTTCTTCGCCACATTGCGGCGCGAGGTGCAGGCGCTGGTCGAGGACCCCGGCTATGCCGCCCTGCTGGGTGGCTTTGGCCCGGGGCTGCTGGAGCGCACCGGCTCCCGCCCTTCGGCGCGGCAGACGGATGGGATGGGCGGGCCCGCGCGCATCACCCATCCCTCGCAGCTGCGCGCCATTCCGAACAACGCCATTCTCCAGCAGGTGGGCTGGCTGGCCAATACGATGCATGGGCTGGGGGCCGCGGTTGCCGCCAACCCCGAGGCCTTCAACGATCTGCGCGCGCGTTCGCCACGCTTTGCGCGCGCGCTGGCGATGGCGGCCCGCGCCGCCGAATGCTCCGATATCGGCGTGGTGCGGGCGGTGATCGGCACGCTCGATCCCGGCACCTGGCTGGACCGCGCCGCCGCCACATCGCGCCCTGGCCGCGCGCAGAAGCTGCTGGCGGTGGCGGCCCCGCTGGATGAGCTGAACCTCCAGGCGCCGCTGCGCCGCCTCTATCGCCGCTTCCAGTCGGATCACCTGGCCTTGCGGGCCGTCTGGCCCGACCTGCCGCGCATGCCTGAGCGCCTGGTGCTGCTGCATGCGCTGCGCCTCGCGCTCATCCATCGCCTCTGGCTGCTCGCCGTCACTGTGCCGGAATTCTCACCCCGCCATGGCGCCACGCGGGAGACCATGATCAGCCGTATCCTGGCCCTCGATGTGGAGCCGGCACTCGCGTTGCTGGAGCAGGTGTTCCCCGCCGCCCCCGACCCGGTGGCGGGGCTGGATTTCCACGAGCCCTCCGCCCCGGGCGAGGCCGCGAGCTACGCGCGCGAACATGCGGAAATCTTCCAGCCGATGCGCCAGATGATCGGGCTGGTGCGCTTCTGCTCAGCGGCGGTGGCGCAGGAGGTCGGGTTTTTCGGATAG
- a CDS encoding CaiB/BaiF CoA-transferase family protein, whose translation MGPLHGIRVLEIAGIGPGPFCAMLLADLGATVIRIERAEGPAGSRQDVSLRNRRSLALDLKRPEAVQAVLRMAETSDALIEGFRPGVMERLGLGPEAVRARNPRLVYGRMTGWGQDGPMAKLAGHDINYIALTGALHAMGRAGQPPAPPLNLVGDYGGGGLLLAFGLLAALLERDRSGQGQVVDAAMVDGAALLMAPIYGMQARGRWGAARGGNMLDGAASFYDSYACACGGFVAVGPIEPAFFDEMVAKMGLDPKLFEGRMEPARWPAHKALLAAAFGLKTRDEWAALFAGSDACVAPILSMEEAPHHPHNAARATFLERDGATHPAPAPRFSRTPGALHAPPPLRGEHSREVLAEFGFSEAEITALAPDPASR comes from the coding sequence ATGGGTCCGCTGCACGGAATTCGCGTCCTCGAGATTGCCGGCATCGGCCCCGGGCCCTTCTGCGCCATGCTGCTGGCCGATCTGGGTGCCACGGTGATCCGCATCGAGCGCGCCGAAGGCCCCGCCGGCTCCCGCCAGGATGTCTCGCTGCGCAACCGCCGCTCCCTTGCCCTCGATCTGAAGCGGCCCGAGGCCGTGCAGGCCGTGCTGCGCATGGCCGAGACCTCGGACGCGCTGATCGAGGGCTTCCGGCCCGGTGTCATGGAGCGGCTGGGGCTGGGGCCCGAGGCGGTGCGGGCGCGCAATCCCCGCCTGGTCTATGGGCGCATGACGGGCTGGGGCCAGGATGGCCCGATGGCGAAGCTCGCCGGGCATGACATCAACTACATCGCGCTGACCGGCGCGCTGCACGCCATGGGCCGCGCCGGGCAGCCGCCGGCGCCGCCGCTCAATCTCGTGGGCGATTACGGCGGCGGCGGGCTGCTGCTGGCCTTCGGCCTCCTCGCCGCGCTGCTGGAGCGTGACAGGAGCGGCCAGGGCCAGGTGGTGGATGCCGCGATGGTGGATGGCGCGGCCCTGCTGATGGCGCCGATCTACGGCATGCAGGCGCGCGGGCGCTGGGGTGCTGCGCGCGGCGGCAACATGCTGGATGGCGCGGCCTCCTTCTATGACAGCTATGCCTGCGCCTGCGGCGGCTTTGTGGCCGTGGGGCCGATCGAGCCCGCCTTCTTCGACGAGATGGTGGCGAAGATGGGCCTGGACCCCAAGCTGTTCGAGGGCCGGATGGAGCCGGCCCGGTGGCCCGCGCACAAGGCGCTGCTGGCCGCGGCCTTCGGCCTGAAGACGCGCGATGAATGGGCCGCGCTCTTTGCCGGGAGCGATGCCTGTGTGGCGCCCATCCTCTCCATGGAGGAAGCCCCGCACCACCCGCACAACGCGGCCCGCGCCACCTTCCTGGAGCGGGACGGCGCGACCCACCCGGCGCCCGCCCCGCGCTTCTCCCGCACGCCGGGCGCGTTGCATGCGCCCCCGCCGCTGCGCGGCGAGCACAGCCGCGAGGTGCTGGCGGAATTCGGCTTCTCCGAGGCCGAAATCACCGCACTCGCCCCCGATCCCGCAAGCCGCTAG
- a CDS encoding molybdopterin cofactor-binding domain-containing protein produces MNHIRTSRRGLMQAAGALAVGFHLAPRGALAQAAATPEINAWVVIHPDDRVVLRMARTEMGQGTRTGLAQMIAEELHCDWSKITTEYVTPGQSLARNRAWGNFLTAGSQGIRQSQDYVRRGGAVARIMLIQAAAARWGVEPATCTAKDSVITHGPTSRTLTYGAVAAEAARLSPPAAAQVALKEPGQWTVIGQSVPRLDTADKTTGKLVYGSDLKMPGMLVAVPKRSPVFGGRVARMDAARVAGMPGVKHVLQVGEGAVAVVANTFWQAKTALDALPVTWDAGENAQVSSASIDARLTEGLDAAEAFVGNSNGDARAAIAAAARKVEAVYSYPFQNHAPMEPMNATVVWTPTRCDVWAPTQNGEAALVATATAAGLPQNQCDVHRMDLGGGFGRRTTHDWLIDAVLIAKQIPGVPIKTQWTREEDMVQGRYHPVTKAKMTAGLDANGEITGLHMRISGQSILSFVFPTALQNGRDPVQFQGLNAGGAESAIGYSFPNLLVDHAMRNTHVPPHFWRGVMHNQNAIYLECFLDEVAHATNQDPLALRRKLMGSHPKHLAVLNAVAERIGWGTPPPAGVFRGIAQQMGFGSYVAAAAEVSVDAQGRLKMHRIVAATDSGVAVNPKQIEMQVEGSFVYGLSALLYGECTVKDGAIEQTNFDSYQVLRLEEMPKVETIVMPSGGFWGGVGEPTIMVAAPAVLNAIFAATGKRIRSVPLKDQDLRRA; encoded by the coding sequence ATGAACCATATCCGCACCTCCCGCCGTGGCCTGATGCAGGCCGCCGGCGCGCTCGCCGTGGGCTTCCATCTGGCGCCGCGCGGCGCGTTGGCCCAAGCCGCCGCCACACCCGAAATCAACGCCTGGGTGGTGATCCATCCGGATGACCGCGTGGTGCTGCGCATGGCCCGCACCGAAATGGGCCAGGGCACGCGCACCGGCCTCGCCCAGATGATCGCCGAGGAATTGCACTGCGACTGGTCGAAGATCACGACCGAATATGTGACACCCGGCCAGAGCCTGGCGCGCAACCGCGCCTGGGGAAATTTCCTCACCGCCGGCAGCCAGGGCATCCGCCAGAGCCAGGATTATGTCCGGCGCGGCGGGGCCGTGGCGCGCATCATGCTGATCCAGGCCGCCGCCGCCCGCTGGGGCGTGGAGCCTGCCACCTGCACGGCCAAGGACAGCGTGATCACCCACGGGCCGACCAGCCGCACCCTGACCTATGGCGCCGTCGCGGCTGAGGCCGCGCGCCTCTCGCCGCCGGCCGCCGCACAGGTCGCGCTGAAGGAGCCCGGGCAATGGACGGTGATCGGCCAATCCGTCCCGCGGCTGGACACGGCCGACAAGACCACCGGCAAGCTGGTCTATGGCTCCGATCTCAAGATGCCGGGCATGCTGGTGGCCGTGCCCAAGCGCAGCCCGGTCTTTGGCGGGCGTGTGGCCCGCATGGATGCGGCGCGCGTGGCCGGCATGCCCGGCGTGAAGCATGTGCTGCAGGTGGGCGAAGGTGCCGTCGCCGTGGTCGCCAATACCTTCTGGCAGGCCAAGACGGCGCTCGATGCGCTGCCCGTCACCTGGGATGCGGGCGAGAATGCGCAGGTCTCCTCCGCCAGCATTGACGCCCGCCTGACCGAAGGGCTGGACGCGGCCGAGGCCTTTGTCGGCAACAGCAATGGCGATGCGCGCGCCGCGATCGCCGCCGCCGCGCGCAAGGTGGAGGCCGTCTATTCCTATCCCTTCCAGAACCACGCGCCGATGGAGCCGATGAACGCGACCGTGGTCTGGACCCCCACGCGCTGCGATGTCTGGGCACCGACGCAGAATGGCGAGGCCGCCTTGGTCGCCACCGCCACCGCCGCCGGGCTGCCGCAGAACCAGTGCGATGTGCACCGCATGGATCTCGGCGGCGGCTTCGGCCGGCGCACCACGCATGACTGGCTGATCGATGCCGTGCTCATCGCCAAGCAGATCCCCGGCGTGCCGATCAAGACCCAATGGACGCGCGAGGAGGACATGGTGCAGGGGCGCTACCACCCCGTCACCAAGGCGAAGATGACGGCGGGGCTGGACGCGAATGGCGAGATCACCGGGCTGCATATGCGCATCTCGGGCCAGTCCATCCTCTCCTTCGTTTTCCCCACGGCGTTGCAGAACGGGCGGGACCCGGTGCAGTTCCAGGGGCTGAATGCGGGGGGTGCCGAAAGCGCCATCGGCTACAGCTTCCCCAACCTGCTGGTGGATCACGCCATGCGGAACACGCATGTGCCGCCGCATTTCTGGCGCGGCGTGATGCACAACCAGAACGCCATCTATCTGGAATGCTTCCTCGATGAGGTGGCGCATGCCACCAACCAGGACCCGCTGGCCCTGCGCCGCAAGCTGATGGGCAGCCACCCCAAGCACCTGGCCGTGCTGAACGCGGTGGCCGAGCGCATCGGCTGGGGCACGCCGCCGCCCGCCGGCGTGTTTCGCGGCATCGCGCAGCAGATGGGCTTTGGTAGCTATGTCGCAGCCGCCGCCGAGGTTTCGGTGGATGCGCAAGGCAGGCTCAAGATGCACCGCATCGTCGCCGCCACCGATAGCGGTGTGGCGGTGAACCCGAAGCAGATCGAAATGCAGGTGGAGGGCAGCTTCGTCTATGGCCTCTCGGCCTTGCTCTATGGCGAATGCACCGTGAAGGACGGCGCCATCGAGCAGACGAATTTCGACAGCTACCAGGTGCTGCGCCTGGAGGAGATGCCGAAGGTGGAAACCATCGTCATGCCCTCCGGCGGGTTCTGGGGCGGTGTGGGGGAGCCCACCATCATGGTGGCCGCCCCCGCCGTGCTGAACGCGATCTTCGCGGCGACGGGCAAGCGCATCCGCTCGGTTCCGCTGAAGGACCAGGATCTGCGCCGCGCGTGA
- the soxX gene encoding sulfur oxidation c-type cytochrome SoxX → MRAALALLLCATPVSLSVGAEVAPFVVTGDAIEAPLLAMPGDAARGEAIVKNRETANCLICHSIPDARERFMGDLGPALAGVGARLTPGQIRLRLVDPTRLNPSAIMPAYHRTEGLRHVDARYLGRPVLSAMEIEDVVAYLARLKE, encoded by the coding sequence ATGCGCGCGGCACTGGCGTTGCTGCTATGCGCCACCCCGGTCTCTCTCTCAGTGGGGGCCGAGGTGGCGCCTTTCGTGGTGACGGGCGACGCCATCGAGGCGCCGCTCCTCGCCATGCCCGGCGATGCCGCGCGCGGCGAAGCCATCGTGAAAAACCGGGAGACGGCGAATTGCCTGATCTGCCATTCCATCCCCGATGCGCGCGAACGCTTCATGGGCGATCTCGGCCCCGCCCTGGCGGGCGTCGGCGCGCGGCTCACCCCCGGGCAGATCCGGCTGCGCCTGGTGGACCCGACGCGGCTCAACCCCAGCGCCATCATGCCGGCCTATCACCGCACCGAGGGGCTGCGCCATGTGGATGCGCGGTATCTCGGCCGGCCAGTGCTCTCGGCGATGGAAATCGAGGATGTCGTGGCCTATCTGGCCCGGTTGAAGGAGTGA
- a CDS encoding acyl-CoA dehydrogenase family protein: protein MDTNAAARPRRPRRVFTAEHEMFREQMRRFVEREIAPFHRDWEHAGIVPRELWRKAGAQGFLCTMLDPEYGGAGGDFGHAAIVIEELARVNASGVAFQLHSDIVVPYVAAYASEARKRQWLPKMAAGEMIGAIAMTEPGMGSDLKAVRASAVRDGAHWVINGSKTFISSGQNAGLVIVVCKTDPAAGRRGVSLIAVEEGTPGFTRGRNLEKIGMHAQDTSELFFEDVRVPLDNLIGEENAGFRHLMHQLPQERLVIAVRAAISMETMLDKTIAYTKERQVFGHSVFDFQVHRFKLAQARAEIEMFRVYLDDCITRHMRGELSGEDAAAAKLLGTEMQNRLLDDFLQMHGGYGYMAEYEIGRAWADARVGRIYGGSSEVMREIIARTL from the coding sequence ATGGACACCAATGCCGCCGCGCGCCCCAGGCGCCCACGCCGCGTCTTCACCGCCGAGCATGAGATGTTCCGCGAGCAGATGCGCCGCTTCGTGGAGCGCGAAATCGCCCCCTTCCACCGCGACTGGGAGCATGCCGGGATCGTCCCGCGCGAGCTGTGGCGCAAGGCGGGCGCGCAGGGTTTCCTCTGCACCATGCTGGACCCCGAATATGGCGGTGCCGGCGGCGATTTCGGCCATGCCGCCATCGTCATCGAGGAACTGGCGCGGGTGAATGCCTCGGGTGTGGCGTTCCAGCTGCATTCGGACATCGTGGTGCCTTACGTCGCGGCCTATGCGAGCGAGGCGCGCAAGCGCCAATGGCTGCCGAAAATGGCGGCGGGCGAGATGATCGGCGCCATCGCCATGACCGAGCCCGGCATGGGCAGTGACCTCAAGGCCGTGCGCGCCAGTGCCGTGCGGGATGGCGCGCATTGGGTGATCAATGGTTCCAAGACCTTCATCTCGTCGGGGCAGAATGCCGGGCTGGTGATCGTCGTCTGCAAGACCGATCCGGCGGCCGGGCGGCGCGGCGTCTCGCTGATCGCCGTCGAGGAGGGCACGCCCGGTTTCACGCGCGGCCGCAACCTCGAAAAGATCGGCATGCACGCGCAGGACACCTCCGAGCTGTTCTTCGAGGATGTGCGGGTGCCGCTGGACAACCTGATCGGCGAGGAAAATGCCGGCTTCCGCCACCTGATGCACCAATTGCCGCAGGAGCGCCTGGTGATTGCCGTGCGGGCCGCCATCAGCATGGAGACCATGCTGGACAAGACCATCGCCTACACCAAGGAGCGCCAGGTCTTTGGCCACTCGGTCTTCGATTTTCAGGTGCACCGCTTCAAGCTGGCCCAGGCCCGCGCCGAGATCGAGATGTTCCGCGTCTATCTGGATGACTGCATCACGCGGCACATGCGCGGCGAGTTGTCGGGCGAGGATGCGGCGGCCGCCAAGCTGCTCGGCACCGAGATGCAGAACCGCCTGCTGGATGATTTCCTGCAGATGCATGGCGGCTACGGCTACATGGCCGAATACGAGATCGGCCGCGCCTGGGCGGATGCGCGGGTGGGGCGGATCTATGGCGGTTCGAGCGAGGTGATGCGGGAGATCATCGCCAGAACGCTCTGA